Proteins encoded in a region of the Sulfurimonas marina genome:
- a CDS encoding YaiI/YqxD family protein, translated as MFKIYVDGDAFPNLLKPILLKQIERLKIETIVVANKKINIGKSNLVEYMIVDVGADEADNKIVEMLEEGDLVITADIPLADRTISKNAHAIDHRGELYSVDNIKQYLAMRNLMEKIRESGEITKGPKPFSSKDAELFANQINAFLTKATK; from the coding sequence ATGTTCAAAATATATGTAGACGGTGATGCTTTTCCAAATCTGCTGAAACCTATACTTTTAAAGCAGATCGAGCGTTTAAAGATTGAAACTATTGTTGTTGCAAATAAAAAGATAAATATAGGTAAGTCAAATCTTGTTGAGTATATGATCGTAGATGTAGGAGCAGATGAAGCTGACAATAAAATTGTAGAGATGTTAGAAGAAGGAGACTTGGTGATCACAGCAGATATTCCTTTAGCAGACAGAACAATCTCCAAAAATGCTCATGCAATAGATCATAGAGGGGAACTGTATAGTGTCGATAATATTAAGCAGTATCTAGCAATGAGAAATTTGATGGAGAAGATTCGTGAGAGTGGGGAAATAACAAAAGGGCCTAAGCCATTTTCCAGTAAAGATGCCGAACTTTTTGCAAACCAGATCAATGCCTTTTTAACGAAAGCTACAAAATGA